Proteins from a genomic interval of Medicago truncatula cultivar Jemalong A17 chromosome 3, MtrunA17r5.0-ANR, whole genome shotgun sequence:
- the LOC112419908 gene encoding PH, RCC1 and FYVE domains-containing protein 1: MSRSDTVMMTTTTSTTSDLNRIGTVERDIEQAITALKKGAYLLKYGRRGKPKFCPFRLSNDESVLIWFSGKEEKRLKLTNVSRIISGQRTPIFQRYPRPAKEYQSFSLIYNERSLDLICKDKDEAEVWFSGLKALISRSHQRKWRTESRSDGFPSEINSPRTYTRRSSPLHSPFSSNESLQKDSGDHLRLHSPYESPPENGLDKAFSDATYYPIPPKGFFPPDSASGSVHSVSSGGSDSVHGHMKTMPMDAFRVSLSSAVSSSSQGSARDDGDALGDVFIWGEGTGDGVLGGGIHRVGSRLDVKMDSLLPKALESAVVLDVQNIACGGQHAALVTKQGEIFSWGEESGGRLGHGVDSDVPHPKLIESLSNTNIELVACGEYHTCAVTLSGDLYTWGDATYNYGLLGHGNQVSHWVPKRVNGPLEGIHVSSISCGPWHTAVVTSSGKLFTFGDGTFGVLGHGDRRSVSLPREIESLKGLRTVQAACGVWHTAAIVEVMVGNSSSSNCSSGKLFTWGDGDKGRLGHGDKESKLVPTCVVALVEPNFCQVACGHSMTVALSRAGHVYTMGSCVYGQLGNPQADGKLPTRIEGKLSKSFVEEIACGAYHVAVLTSRTEVYTWGKGSNGRLGHGDTDDRNSPTLVEALKDKQVKSIACGTNFTAAICLHKWVSGVDQSMCSGCRVPFNFKRKRHNCYNCGLVFCHSCSSKKSIKASMSPNPNKPYRVCDNCFNKIRKTAETDASSQSSISRRGSINQGSLESIGKDDKLDSRSQNQFSRFSSMESLKQVDRRSSKKNKKLEFNSSRVSPVPNGGSQWGAMHISKSSNPVFGSSKKFFSASVPGSRIVSRATSPISRRPSPPRSTTPTPTLGGLTTPKIVVDDTKRTNESLNQEVVKLRSQVENLTRKSQLQEDELAKTTKQLKEAIAIASEETAKCKAAKEVIKSLTAQLKDMAERLPIGAARNVRSPSYSTPGSNDLSIASVDRLNIQATSPETDVTGSYNQLFSNGSSTVTDRSAGHCKHSQSDAANKNGSKPKDNESRNESEWVEQDEPGVYITLTSLAGGAIDLKRVRFSRKRFSEKQAEHWWAENRIRVYEQYNVRMVDKSTIGIGSVDLAH; encoded by the exons ATGTCACGGTCTGATACGGTTATGATGACGACAACTACTTCAACTACTTCGGATCTGAATAGAATTGGTACCGTTGAAAGAGACATTGAACAG GCAATTACTGCTTTAAAGAAAGGGGCTTATTTGCTTAAGTATGGAAGAAGGGGGAAGCCCAAGTTTTGCCCCTTTCGGCTTTCCAAT GACGAATCTGTTTTGATATGGTTCTCAGGGAAAGAAGAAAAGCGCCTTAAACTAACTAATGTTTCTAGAATTATATCTGGACAACGCACG cctATCTTTCAAAGATATCCACGACCTGCAAAGGAATACCAGTCATTTTCACTTATCTACAACGAACGATCACTGGACCTG ATTTGCAAAGACAAAGATGAAGCTGAGGTATGGTTTAGTGGATTGAAAGCATTGATTTCACGGAGCCATCAACGGAAGTGGAGAACTGAGTCAAGAAGTGATGGTTTTCCATCTGAAATTAACAGTCCTCGAACGTACACTAGAAGAAGTTCTCCCTTACATTCTCCATTTAGTAGTAACGAAAGCTTGCAAAAG GATAGTGGGGATCATCTTCGCCTTCATAGCCCATATGAGAGCCCACCTGAGAATGGTTTAGATAAAGCATTTTCTGATGCGACTTATTATCCTATTCCTCCAAAGGGATTCTTCCCACCAGATTCAGCCAGTGGTTCAGTCCACTCCGTGTCATCAGGAGGATCAGATAGTGTGCATGGTCACATGAAGACAATGCCTATGGATGCATTTAGAGTTAGTCTATCAAGTGCTGTTAGCTCTTCTAGCCAAGGTTCTGCCCGTGATGATGGTGATGCCTTAGGGGATGTTTTCATTTGGGGGGAAGGCACAGGTGATGGTGTTCTGGGCGGTGGGATTCACCGAGTTGGGAGTCGTTTGGATGTCAAAATGGATTCTCTGTTGCCGAAAGCCTTGGAATCAGCAGTAGTTCTTGATGTACAGAATATTGCTTGTGGTGGGCAACATGCGGCATTAGTGACGAAACAAGGTGAAATTTTCTCTTGGGGAGAAGAATCCGGAGGCAGGCTTGGGCATGGAGTTGATTCTGATGTTCCCCATCCAAAGCTCATTGAATCTTTAAGTAATACCAATATTGAACTTGTTGCTTGTGGGGAGTATCATACTTGTGCTGTGACACTTTCTGGTGATCTTTATACATGGGGTGATGCCACTTACAATTATGGTCTTTTGGGGCATGGAAATCAGGTGAGCCACTGGGTCCCAAAAAGAGTAAATGGCCCCTTGGAAGGTATACATGTTTCATCTATTTCTTGTGGTCCTTGGCACACTGCTGTTGTAACCTCGTCTGGGAAATTATTTACATTTGGTGATGGTACATTTGGTGTTCTGGGTCATGGGGACCGAAGAAGTGTTTCCTTGCCAAGGGAAATAGAATCCTTGAAGGGTCTTCGTACTGTGCAGGCTGCCTGTGGTGTTTGGCATACTGCTGCAATTGTGGAAGTAATGGTTGGAAATTCTAGTTCCAGCAACTGCTCTTCAGGGAAGCTGTTTACTTGGGGGGATGGAGACAAAGGTAGACTTGGTCATGGTGACAAGGAATCAAAACTTGTTCCAACCTGTGTTGTCGCCCTTGTTGAACCTAACTTTTGTCAAGTTGCTTGTGGGCATAGTATGACTGTTGCACTTTCTAGAGCAGGCCATGTCTATACCATGGGCAGCTGTGTCTATGGCCAGTTAGGAAATCCTCAAGCTGATGGGAAGCTACCAACTCGAATTGAAGGGAAGCTTTCAAAGAGTTTTGTGGAAGAGATAGCTTGTGGTGCTTATCATGTTGCTGTTTTAACCTCAAGGACTGAAGTTTACACTTGGGGGAAAGGTTCAAATGGTCGTCTAGGTCATGgggatactgatgatagaaacTCCCCAACCTTAGTGGAAGCTCTAAAAGATAAACAAGTCAAAAGTATTGCTTGTGGCACGAATTTCACTGCTGCCATATGCTTGCATAAGTGGGTATCTGGTGTTGACCAATCCATGTGTTCTGGCTGCCGTGTGCCATTCAATTTCAAAAGGAAGCGCCATAATTGTTATAATTGTGGACTCGTTTTTTGTCATTCATGTAGCAGTAAGAAGTCTATTAAGGCTTCAATGTCACCAAATCCCAACAAACCTTATCGTGTCTGTGATAACTGTTTCAACAAAATAAGGAAAACTGCTGAAACTGATGCTTCATCTCAGTCGTCTATTAGCAGAAGAGGAAGTATTAATCAAGGGTCACTTGAGTCTATTGGTAAGGATGATAAATTGGATTCCAgatctcaaaatcaattttccagGTTCTCTTCAATGGAATCATTGAAACAAGTGGATAGAAGATCTtcgaagaaaaataagaaattggAATTCAACAGTAGTCGTGTCTCGCCTGTTCCAAATGGTGGTTCACAATGGGGAGCAATGCATATTTCTAAATCTTCTAATCCTGTTTTTGGATCATCAAAGAAGTTTTTTTCAGCTTCTGTTCCTGGATCTAGAATTGTTTCCCGGGCAACATCCCCAATATCTAGGCGGCCTAGTCCACCACGGTCAACTACTCCAACCCCAACGCTGGGAGGACTGACAACCCCAAAGATAGTTGTGGATGATACAAAGAGGACCAACGAAAGCCTTAATCAGGAGGTTGTTAAATTAAGATCACAG GTGGAAAACTTGACTCGGAAATCCCAGCTTCAAGAAGATGAGTTGGCAAAAACAACTAAACAGCTAAAAGAAGCAATAGCAATTGCCAGCGAAGAAACTGCCAAATGCAAAGCAGCAAAGGAAGTGATCAAGTCACTTACTGCCCAG CTGAAGGACATGGCTGAGAGGCTTCCCATAGGAGCAGCTAGGAATGTCAGATCACCCTCTTACTCCACTCCCGGTTCCAATGACTTAAGCATTGCTTCCGTTGATCGACTGAATATTCAAGCAACAAGCCCAGAAACGGATGTAACTGGATCATATAACCAGTTATTTTCAAATGGATCAAGCACTGTCACTGACCGTTCTGCTGGCCACTGTAAACATAGTCAATCAGATGCAGCTAACAAAAATGGGAGCAAACCAAAGGATAATGAGTCCCGTAATGAGAGCGAATGGGTTGAGCAAGATGAGCCTGGTGTATATATTACTCTTACTTCCCTCGCAGGCGGTGCAATAGATCTTAAGAGGGTTCGATTCAG TCGCAAGCGGTTTAGTGAAAAACAAGCAGAACATTGGTGGGCTGAGAATCGGATAAGAGTATATGAACAGTACAATGTGCGTATGGTTGACAAGTCGACCATTGGTATTGGGAGTGTGGACCTAGCTCATTGA
- the LOC112420080 gene encoding uncharacterized protein, whose amino-acid sequence MERGLYDASWLKQVSLKVAIFVWRFHHDDIYCIGGCASMESICHLLLRCDIFGNVWNKIYRWLGIYFISPDSASDHLQQLTQMAGLPRFTHSFLKVIWHACVWILWKERNYMIFNDKAQDLEQIVDNVKFVSFFWLKANSLTSAFSYSDWWRHPLICMDVME is encoded by the coding sequence ATGGAGCGTGGTCTTTATGATGCATCATGGCTGAAGCAGGTTTCGCTAAAGGTTGCTATATTTGTTTGGCGGTTTCATCACGACGACATTTATTGCATAGGTGGATGTGCTTCCATGGAGTCGATATGTCACCTTCTACTTCGATGTGACATCTTTGGCAATGTTTGGAACAAGATTTATAGGTGGCTAGGTATTTATTTCATCTCTCCAGACTCTGCCAGTGATCATCTTCAACAGCTTACTCAAATGGCGGGGTTACCGCGATTTACTCATTCTTTTCTCAAGGTGATCTGGCACGCTTGTGTTTGGATcctttggaaggaaagaaactaCATGATCTTCAATGACAAAGCACAAGACTTGGAACAAATTGTTGACAATGTAAAGTTTGTGTCTTTCTTTTGGTTAAAGGCTAATAGCCTTACTTCAGCTTTCAGTTATAGTGATTGGTGGCGGCATCCTTTAATTTGTATGGATGTTATGGAGTAa